The sequence acttcggtgggtcccagcacgctctacgggaaaaatgcccccaaagacaatctccgggtttgaatttgagcttctccgtctcttagaccgacatacgcgttgtaggtatcgagaagagcttcgcgtgagcaagctgaagctcccgtaactctcagcagatcgaaagttatgtccgtttgaaactgcagctccttttCCTCCGATACGCAATTCGAGatacaaaacaataaaatattcatttatcgagaaaaaaattttattttaattttttgaaaaaccctaaatttataattttataaaaatgccGGAATGCGAGAAATACAAGAAAATGTGGTTAGCATGCGAAAGAGAAAAGCCAGGTTATCTATTAAAAATAAAGATTGTGCAACAACGTCATTTTCATTCTAAAGGTTGAGCCAAATTTCTGAGTGTGATAGCAACGAGAACGAAAAAAATTTATCTCCACTCAAAGTGGATTAGAAATTAGCGTATCTGATTTGGATTTTGGGAATTTTAGTGATATGACTCTCATATGTCATGTTTACAGTTAGTTTTAACCGTGATAAAAAAACCAACTCCATCaaaatttgtaaatattttcaacTGTTAATTTGACGAAAGGACCaactcaatcaaaatctgtGAACGTTAAGGACTAAACCGGGaagttcaaaatatttaaaaccaaATCAGAAAAAAAAACCAGATTTTTGGAACTGAACCGGGTTTCCCTtgtaaaacaataaaaaaaaatatatttttagaatAAACATCCCAACCTGAATATATAAGTCACTCGTTGAAGTGTTCCCTTTCCTCTAGGGGAAACGCTCTCGACTTAACTTAATCGGAGACCAACCATGGCTTCTACTTCAACTCCCGACGCAAACAAAAACTGCAACACCATTCCTAAATCTCACTTTCTGAAAACGGTAGGTTTTTCTATGTGCATAGCACAATTGTCGTTGTTAAATTAAATGTGTGTTTTTTGGAAATGTTTCCAGGTATGTTTGTCGGATTGGTGGTTGTTGAAGGCGGAAAACGACTCTCAAAGTGGAGCTCTCTCTGTTTCTGGGTTTATTTTTCGAGAGTAAGTTCAGTGTATAAATGATTCTGGTGGTTTTCCGTGTTCAATCATCTTAATCGTCCAATGGTAGCATTCACTGTcaagggttttttttttccactCTGAAAGCTGATTACTTCATAAGAGGGCCTGAAGTTTTTGTATTGTTGAATTAACCATTTGTCGTATAAGTTTGAACTCATGGAATGCAGGAAAGTCAATAGATATATTCTGTTAGGTCGATTTATATAAGCCGGAGATCGAGTAATATATGCTCGAAATTTATGTGTAAGGTCCACACATTGCAGTTGGTTAGATATTAGCCACCATATATACAACAGCCAAACCAACTTAATGAAATATTGGCGGTTTTGTGCTCTGAGAGTGCTTTTTATGTTTTGGCTTTTGTATCATTTGGATATTATCCGTGTCATGAGCTGAAGCTCATGAGTGAAGAATAATCAACGGTTTAGTACTTAATAGGTACCGATAATTAGAAACActttcacattttttttttcaaatttaccGCATCCCCCATAGCTTCTTTTGTTTTGGGGGAAAGTACCCATTTCTCGCAAATATATTTACCACTCGCTTTTTCTACaacttaaaatttagaaaatgtGTTCAAAAGTATATTTTGTTATGGAAGGGATTCATCTGATTTGCTGCAGGCAACAACGAGCTATGAGAGTTTTTTCCTCTGCCCCTATACTTAAGAGCCATGATATGTTTACTTTGGAGACCACTGATGGGATATGTGTCCTAATCAAAGGCTTTATAAACAAAGCCCGCACATTAGAAAATGGCTTCCCTTCTGATGTAAGTTCATTAACTTTTATATTTTCCACGAAGTTAACACTTAGCATTTGACTgatcttttaaaaatttgtgatgGGATTAATTTGGAGAAATCCACAATGGTCAGCATTCACCTTCGCATGAAAATTATTGCAGCAGCAAACTAAATTTAATTCGGAGTTATGTAGTGTTAAAGACATTTAGTTAATCTATGCATGCACTGAATTGCCTGTTCAGTTATAGTGGATTCATACTTCTTGTTTGCCAGATTGAAATGACCTCTACGGCTGGTTTCATGGCTGTTTTTTGTGTACATGGACATGGTTGAGCATATTTTACGAGTTTCAATAATCCTGGATGGGCATTTTAATTCCATTCACTACTGTTATGAGTGCTAATGTTCTATCGGTTTTGCTTGAACAGATATTTAACCATTTTGTTTTTGGCTTTCCTCCTTACTGGAAGGAGTATGCTGAAAAGTGCATGGGTACAACTCTCGCTCCGCACATGTTTTGGGGTTTAATTTGCTAAACGCTGGTGCCACAGCCAGACTGCATGTAAACTAATTCACAATGCAACTTCCTTCAAAACTTCATGAGATATTTTCAATGGATTTTCTGTTTGTTCCAGGTGGGCATAGCAATGAAATGGGTAATGAATCACAACACGAAATGGATGCTGAACGAAATAGCAGTAAAACTAAATCCTCAATCATTGCATTGCCCAAGAAGTGTGACAATGTAACTGGATCATCTGAGGACAGTACATCTGTCTTCTCCATCGCACCCGCACCCGCACCTGATCCTGATCCTGATCCTGATCCTGCACCTGCACCTGCACCTGCACCTGCACCTGCACCTGCACCTGCACCTGCACCTTTTAATGTTGAAAAGATATTTTCTTCTGGAAACTGCACTAACGGATATCACATGACAGGAGATAGGTCTGTAAATTGTTCCATTAAGAAGGCCTCAACACCCTCACAGTTTGAGGGGCATGCCATCATTTCACTGAATGGTGGAATTTTATCTGCTTGTCATTTAACTAAAAGTAGGGGCACTAAGAGTAGGGTAACTCCTGGGTCATGTACCAAACTGCAAAGGAAACAAAAAAACAATCAGATATCAAATCCGATATCAGGGGGTTACAGAACAAGATCAAAATCTGCTTTACTTTCAGCCTGTGAAAAAGTAGAATTAGAATCTGTTAATTTTGAGCCCATGGACAAAAATAACTTGCATTGTGGGGACAGTGGATTTAAAGAGCCTAAAGAAATATCAGGAACTCAAAACCAGGCCAAGGACTGGAGAATTGCTGAAACTAAAGGCAGCATGGATCAAACAATAGATGAAGGAAAAAGGTCCCAGGATCACCACGGTGCTGCAGATAATGAGAAGGAGCATGTTGTTGCAAATGAGAGTAGCATATCTGAGAAAGATTGCATGTCGAAGATGAAGACTAGAAGAAAATTAGCATATGTTAGTTATCTTGTTATTAATCATATTTCGTTGGCTATCTGGCTATTTGGTATTGCGAATCTCTGGTGCtgtttatttattggatttcgCATTCAATCCTAGAGGCCTTAGTTTGCTCAATAGACTTCTTGTTTTGGCAAAGATTCCCTAGTGGTTGTTGAGCACTTTTGTCAAAGTGTCATTCAAAACATACCTGGTTCAAGCAGTAATTCATCAAGGAATCTCTGAGTCTGCCTACTTGTTTAACTATTGTATTTGCTTGTCATTGTGCTTTCACAAAtgtattttaatgtattttgctACATTAGTAATTTTTCTCTGACACGGTTTAGGAAACTCCTGGAAGATGTGATGGAGTTCTTAGTGGTTCATCAAAATCTTTGAGTTTTAGCCGTTCTAGATCAGGTGTGTATCTGCTGAATCttacaattcatcacatccgtTTGGTGCGATTGTGCAGTTAACTTTAGAAATCGAATTCAAACTAATTAGCTTATTGGATGCATATAAAAGCATTGACTGTATTATTGATCAAATAATTTCAGGAAGATTGCTGGTGCCTACCTTGAAATTTTGGTGCAACGAGAGGGCACTTTATGATGGGGTATGCCATTACTTTAGGATCAAATTCTCTCTTAAATTTCTTTACAGTTTTCATACTTAAataccttttcttttctttttttttttttttagttttgggTTGTTCCACCTGTAAATGTTTTAAGATAGGATAAATTGGTGTTGAACAATGTTTCTTATTCTTTAAAAGCTGTGTTTTGAATGTGATGcatggaaaaaaaatttcaggaagGCAGCATCACTGGAATCCTGGATGAAATTGTCCTGGAACATTCCGTCAATGGTATGCCGATGTGAAAACAATTTTTCGAAGTTGTGAGTATAGTCATAGCATGTGCATCTTATCCATATGATGATATGACTTTATGATGATATCTTGACAGGGAAAGACGGTAGGCCTCAGAAAAGGAGAAGACTCCTCACCTAGTTTACATATCCCGTGAGGGTGATTTTGGTCTGGGAAATCTTGATAGCTTTGTTTGCTATTACCATGCGATGTAGCTTTTTGTGTATATGTCTCCCTCTTACGTAGAGAGGAATGGGTTGCAGTTGAACTACAGTTTCTGTAAAGATCTGTTGGCAGTTGACTAATTTTTAGCATAGTAACATCTTCTATCTCAATTATCAAGCATTTAAAGTAATTGAGCAGATTTTAACGTttatatatgatattttaataGTAACATTTGTATGGATCTCGATTTTCAATCACACTATTCTTTTGGTATTGCTATATTGTATGACGCTAAAAATATCAAAtggatttcagatttttgttttttggttatgattgaaattttgtgaaatccTTTCGGAAGGCAATTTAGGCATAGATGAAATTTCTCTTCCTGTCTCACGTGATAAAGTAATCCAAGagcaaaactaaataattatGGTAAAATATATATGGATTAACAttcgataaattaataatttgtaGTGATCTGAGATTCAGTTTATGCATTTAAGAGATTCATtcattttatgtatttaaaaaataaaatatgaagcAAATCAGTTTACGTATTTAAGAGATtcattttatgtatttaaaagataaaatatgattatgaGGTTATTAATTAAGCAAATCAgaataattaatcatcattAAGTTTGGAACCACCTAACAAAGATCGTAGCCTCCGAAGTATTCGAACTATCTAAAGATGATTCGGACCATCTAAGCCTAAATGGCCAACAAAACGACTTAGATATCAAAATGCATCGACACGTAGCATTTTGCAACTAaggttcggaccttccaaagTGATATATCGAGTTATGACAAAACACCGACGACACGTCATGATATGCACAATTCGGACCTTTCGAAGTGCAGTTCGGATCTTCTGAACTTATCCTAAATAGGCTATCTGGACATCATAATTGTGTACTAGTTTGAGGCGTGTTCTCTCGATTTTAGACTATATTTAGCGTTTTCCAACTCATATAATTATACTAGTACAGTTCCGAAGGGCTTCCAAGAGTGGCAGCTGTGAGCAGAACAGTTGGCGAGAGAATCATCTCAAAAGGGCTGACAATAGACACAGATATGATCCGTAAGTCATATTTGTAGTAAGGATCAGTTCTTGGGTAGTTATTGATACCAACATATTGATTATGTTGTTTAAGATCGGATCTTAGGCCAGTTCCTAGATTACTAGTAGAGGTACGCAACatactgactgagatgaccaGCGCGGTATACATGtctatgtgttgcattttgTCTGTCATTATATGATGCATGTTTTACtgtcatgatattatgatgCATTACATTATCACGTCGAGTCATTATCCTTTGAGATACTCAGTTGATTAGAGATGCCAATGTAGCGACCTCTCCCGGATCACCTTCAAACCAggacttaagcatgcaattaaattagTACAACAAGATAAGTTAAAACATtgaaaacttaaaaaataaaacaacccAATTACAACTgaaaaataaatacaatgaAATAATCTAACGATAACCTATATTTCCAGGCCCCGGTCACAAACTAATCAATCACTGATTCAAATCCTAGGCACCCTACAACCTAACCTGTCGAATGGGGTATTCGAGATAACAACAAGGTTTTGTTGTTGTGGGCGACACTCACCTATTACGTAAAGTATGGGTATACAAATGTATATGCGCATGCAACATGATATGACTGGGAATACTAAGTCAACTAGATCAATCATGCTCAGACTAGACGTCATAAGTGAGCAGTACCATCTCGGGTCAAATCCGCTGGATAGCTCATGCACTCATATCAATCATGGATACCAGGTATCATGGATGCCATATTTACCAGTCCCTGCCACCATTGTATCTCCTGTGTCCGATCGTATATCAATAATATAGGGCCGAGTGACCCTaattgtaaggtccaaaagttCACTAGTTCGATCACgataattttaaatgatttatatgGTTTATGCCTTTTATTCATGGAATTTAATTGAtatgtttaaatttatttgattatatgttaTGTCTGCTATTTAATGTGTTGCAAgttattttaatgtttttagCTTTGGAATTCAATTCTGGACCGAAGAAACAAGACCAGCCTGCGAACAAGTTAAGGAAAAtgttttatgtttaattaaagTTTAAAGTTGATGCAATGTATTTTATTAGTTGGGTGAAAGAATTTTTAAAGTTTGTTTGCAACTAATGGGCCGAACTAAGCCCATCAGTCATAAGCTGAGTAAGCGTTCAAAGAAATCTATCAGTTTTTTTTTCCTAATCACTTTGGACGCCGCCCCTTCCCTTTTTCTCCCACTTTCACGTTCAAATTGCATCAAAGGCTAGGACAGAAATTTCTTTCGTTTGAGGCTAGATCGTTCCCAAGTTTTAGGTTAAATCCAATCATAGGTAATCAGACAAGTTTTTACGCTTTTAAAACCACCATTCCAGAATATAGGTATCTTGATATGAAAAATATGTATTTCGATATGTATGTATGGTATAAGGCAAGaaattttaagagttttgaagagCACGATGTATGATTAATATATGTATTCGTGAAACGTAGGTCGTTCTTGACGAGTTCTTGATTATGTTTTGAGAGATTTCATCTTTTTAAGGGTTTCAAAGAGTCCCAAATCTTATTTTTGGTTGATGATTGTGGTTCTTGATGTATTTTTGGGTTAAATCTAGGGTGTTGATTGTTTAAAAGTGTATCTTTAAGTGTTTTTCAAGTTGTGTCATTGTTGGATGTCGATTGGAGCACGTTTGAAAGAGCTCGGTGCGTGCAAAATTAGCCTTTATGTAGGGTGGGTTTTTTCTTGGCAACCCACGGAGGGAGCACACGGGCGTGCACTCCTGCGTGGGTTgggcatattttttttttttaaaaaattattttcgttATTTTGGTCCTAAGTTCAGATTTATGATGTTTTAaggtattttaagtatttttaagagttctTATACGAaaagtttcaattttaaatgtcaagaacgaaaagaacgactcaCATGGATCGATGTAGATATGTAATGCATATGTATGGTTACCTTTcctcatgaaacctatgtttaCATTGAAAGCCATGAAGTTTTATGAagtatgatatgcatgatattaTCACGAAAGTTTACGAGCatgagatgatgaagttatgatgatgatgcatgaaaatattttgacattgtatatgaatttttggtggcaatacgggactggTATTCcgagatgagctccggaggggcctttcCAAACTATGTGCTCACGAGATGGAAATATGAGACTGGTACTTtgagatgagctccggaggagcCTTTCCAAAAGATGTGCTCAAGAGATGAAATGTTAGGACTGGTTCTCCGAGATGACCTTCGGAGAAGCTTTTCCAAATGATGTGTTCATAACGATGGTTGCCACAAATGCATGTATTACATCACCTTACATGTCAAGTTTTACTTTATGTTCATGTTATGCGATGATTTATGTTTCAAGTTTATACATGATTTTTGTATGTattttcttgctgagtctttagactcactatacttgaatggtgcaggtaattaTGCTATTGATGACTTTATTGATGAGTATGTAATCGGGCTTAACGAGGAGAAAATGGTCGGACCGGCGGGAGATGCATGAGCGCTACTTTTATGAGTAGTTTTGTTGTTCACAATTGGAGGAAAACAAGTTTTACATTTTATGGTTTTTGAAAACATTGATGTTTTGTATCCTTTCATTAAGTCGTGGTACACAATTtctatatttttaattacatatttttatttccgcaaaattttcccaaaattttaagaatgaatgtttaatagCGTTCCCGAGTTTTTAGGACGTTACACTACTAGAATGACTATATCAAAGGACTAGTTCGAACATTCTAAACACTTTTCGGAGCTTTTGATCGCCCTTCCGATCCTTCACTGCCAAACCCGTGTCCCTGATTGGACAACTCACTGCTGTCGACACTGTTTGGACCTTCCAAACTGTCATCCATCCAATCAGCAATCAAAACCCATACACTATCTGACTACAGGacttcggaactttcgatcgtgGGTTCGGAGCTTCTTAACTCACCCTCTGTTTTCGAACTACATCGCTTCTTCCGATCACTTCGGAAACACCGATCATCCTCGCTCTCATGTTCGGAACTTCTGAACCACTCTGGTCCTTGGAACCTTTCGGACCATCTCCAGACATTCTGAATTCAATTTCCTACTCAAATAAACCCAAATTAAGATTCTTTGATCATGTTTTAACCATCTCAAAATGTTTAGACACTTGGTCCTTGGAAGTTTTCTTTTCACTGAACCAGGAGATAAGTCAATCACCAAGGAATTTACATGAGCCACTAGTACTCTTTCAATCCAGTTTGCATTCTTCATAATCTTCATCAGAATACCCTACAAGATTAAGTGTTGAGTCCTTAGGATACCATAGTCCAACATTTCTTGTcccttttaaatattttaaaattcttttgGCAACAACATAATGAGTTTGCTCGGGATCGGATTGGAAATGAGCACAAATTCAATCATCAAACATTAGATCACCTCTACTGGCTGTAAGATAAAGTAAAGAACCGATTAACCCTCAATACATGGTGACATCTACTAAGATTCTCCCTTCATCTTTGTCAAGTTTGGTTGAGGAAGTCATTGGAGTGGCAGTAGCAGTGCATGATTCCATTCCAAAATTTTTCAGTAGATCCTTAGTATACTTTATTTGATTTATGAATATTCCTGCATCGATTTTCTTGACCTGTAGTCCTAAGAAGAATGTTAGTTCTCCCATCATTCTCATCTCAAATTGGTCCTGCATAAGTTTTGCATACTTCTCACAGAGCTTAGGGTTAGTTGACCAAAAgataatatcatcaacatatatttgtacGAGAAGTGTGTGCTGATTTTTGACAAAAGTAAACAGTGTCTTTGTAGTAACCTGTATCCAAAATAAAGTGATTTAGTTGGTAATCATGGttataataaattaaacatgattaaaaaaattctcaaatgaacttaaggagttgaaaataggattcaaaacactcgaaaatggtctgGAGGAGTCCAAACTCTCAAGTGGATCGGAAGATCCAAACTCtagatcggatgatccaaagTCTAGGGAGTTTGGAAGCATGGTTTaatgatcggaggatccaaggagatcagacgatccgaagccaggttcggacgatccaatatccattggataagataagataagataagggATGAGATTTGATTGACCAGCTATGGAAGTTTGGACTATCCGAACTGAGCCAAGCTAGGTGTCCAAGTTGTtgacgtcacggatgacatattaattgagatcggacgatcctaagtctagttcggaccatccgaagtgcTGGTAGGACACGTGGATCGCATGCAGAGGTCGGACGATATGAAGGtggagatcggaccgtccgaactcactcTATATATAGGGGTGCCAAGGATCTCATTCAATTGAACCAATTTACCTCTTCCTCTCTATTTTCTAGCAATTTTAGGGTCTTTTGGGCATTCTATATAAAGGATAGGAGGCGACGAAGCGCTGCTAGAGTTGTAGCGGAGTtttgcccaagttttggggctatcgccatcagtgggctggcaacagacgaaggtatggtccgagttcCCTAAAACTATTAGGGAGTATttaataacttagttaaggtttttaaagAATGATTAGTGATACATGGGTATTTTTCATTGTAGTGCTGGACTGTAGATGTGGGGACATCTAGGAATATATatttgaggtacgtaagtactgactgagatttccagtgGGTATGCatacttatgtgttgcatttacgTGCCATGCTTGCATGTTACTGTTTTGATATGTTATGCTACACGTGCATACATCTTGATTTAACCAGTATTATTGATTTACCCAGTATAGGGGTTTCTCAGCCCCAATGCATGTGTGGATGGATACCATGGTTTTGATTTCGGATATGTCCACaatttatggtatgggagccacctcctgatgcgatgacCCAGAGTgttacataccatggcgcccaGACTGAGCAGGATTTGATTTCCCCAGTATGATACCCagacattcatttgcatgcatcatgtttttATGTTTACCCATACGAGCGTATTGAgctttagcgctcacgtccaatatttctgtgttttctggacaccccatgcGACGGGACAGTTGCAGATGTTTCACCAGGACTTGGGATTAGGCGGTGACCAAGCAAGAGCTGCAGGAGTAGTAGCTAGGTTATTGAATTATTTCAATTGGGTCGTATTATTGGAATTTAttttaccggttgtattctaccggtCTAGTATTTAGTtaagtttttgaaatttttctctgattgtTTATTGAATTCTTATTTAAACACTAAAGCTcagattagtagtggatccgagttgggtcactacattaatAGTATcggagcatgcaataagatttggGACATAGTACTGGTATTTTGGGATTGACTTGGGTGATTCTTGTAGAGAGATGACCAAAATTGATGGTAGGAGTAGCGATGGACACTGGGATTATTAGGCACTTAGAGGACCCCGAGATCGTCATCTCCAATATTACCATCAGGATTTTGACTCATGTgggtcctagctttggatcaagTACTAGATGCTAGAGGAAGTGGAAGATGATTGGTTGGGACATGTGTGATGCTTGAATCCATTTTGTTCGACCAGGATAACACTCCTCTGAATATTCTCCACAAGCAGTTGGAGAAATTATCATAAAGGTATTATCTCGTCTACGAGAGAATATATCATATAACGGTGAATTACCCGATAGACTAGTAAGGATCTTTTGGAAATCGTGGTGAAATAGGCCTGTCAAGCatgcttgtattgatgcttTCGAGGTGACAGACGAAAAACTTCACGATCAAGATCAGTAGATGGAATGAAAGATTTTTGCATGTAATTTGGATTTAAATACTATATTAAGAAgttttgtaaacagtatttcagttttaaatcaaattgaatCACTGTGTTATTGATTTCAGGCTGTTGGAATTTCTTAGTGATTGTAACTAAGGATTTGTAATAAGAATTGTATTAAACATGGTTCAATGGTTTAATGATTTTCAGTATTAGGGTTATACAGATAATTCTAGTAATTGTTTTCAGTttattagtgttcaactattgtgaCCATAGGCTTTTGAGAAATCAGATTGTAAGTACTTGTCATGAGATTAGTTCTAGGCGTTTTTCAAGAATGGTTGGGTAAGTATGTGACTCTGGGATTGATGTCAGGGGCATGATTCATACTAAGTTATTGTATAATTTATTTGGGTGATTTCCTAGACTAGCTGATAGGAGTTGACATTTTTGGGTTGCTGTcaagtgatgatggattttcttCAGGGGCAGGAGGATAGTTTATTCTAGGGGCTGTGAACTGTGTTGGTTGATCAAGACGGGTGAGGAAGCGCGATCTTATGCTGGTGTTTTCTAGAAGGTTTATTTCAGATAGGCTTTCGGAGAAGGCTACCCCAGTTTTGATATTTTACGCATTTGTAGCCAgtggtataactatcaggatgATTTTCAGCGATAGCTGAATTCATTGGAATTAATTTTGGTACTGGGTTAGTGAAAGGAAATTCAATTGATTGCAGAGTTTGAATTTCTTGTGGTAAGGATGATTTTGGAATAAATATTCCTCGACTAAGTGAGCATCCTACTCATGGTGGTTCTGTTTATTGGGAATTTCTAGACAGATAGTTCTAGTAAGTGGATTGAAGATTTCCATTAATCAGTTAGAGTATCGTCTGGTTTTTCCAGTAATTGGAATTGAGAAAAGTGGGGAGACGCAACCTTATACCGGTATGTCTGGAAGGATATATTCCAGATGGGATGGTTGGGAAagttacctcagtctcgatgtTTTATGTAGTTATAGCAAGTGGTATAACTACCAGTGGAATTTTTGGTTAAGACCGAGATGTTGGATTAGCTTTGGTACTGGGTTTGTACTAAAGGATAATATTGGCTCTTGACAGAATTGTCATACACAGATGTTATTAATTGGTCTTGAATTAGGACAGAACTAAGAGTGTCTATAATAGGTTAGACTGGGAGAGTTCTGGTTAATAAATTCAGGATGACATAAAGATTGTGACAATAGATACTTGTGAGTATCATCTGACTTGGTCAGTGAATGGAAATATGAAACTTTCGTGTTAGATCCTATGATACTCTTGGAGTCAGAATAGTCTTAGGAAGTATATTCCTAGACAAGTGATTGTTTTGAGCTGAGGgatttgtttatttgggataTCACTAGATTGGTGAATTTAGTAGATAGATCGACTAGTACCGGTGCTCATTGAGATTATCGTCTGACTACGTAAGACATATGATTTGAGATGTTATTGTTACAATGATTGTCCAAGGTAGCAGATGATTCTTTGGATTGGGAATTCATCGACGGGTGAGTTCGTAAATTGGTATTCATTCCCTACTTGGCAGATACAGTTTTAGTAGTAGATCTATGCTGGTACATTACCAGTGTCAGTCATTATTCATGGGtattgtctgactctgtcagagGTAGAATGATGAACTCAGTTAGGAAATCCTATGATTCTAAATGTTTTGGGGATTTCTCTAGTCGCTGAAGCACTAAGATCAAGGGTTGTAGATCTGTAGTATAAGATTCTAGCGATTGAAAATCAGTTAGTGTttatttaaatctatttataattttcgaaaaatgggAGCCGCAGTGGATCAATGTTAGTAGAGAAGATTTTTAATCCTGATCTGTAACGTTTTGGGGTATAGTGAATCAGGAGGCACTTAGTACGATATTATAAGGTTGTATGCTCAAGAGTTGATCCTTGGTAATAACTCGAAGTAGTAAAGCAATTCAAGTGCATTAAAAATTCTCTAAGTCGT comes from Henckelia pumila isolate YLH828 chromosome 4, ASM3356847v2, whole genome shotgun sequence and encodes:
- the LOC140867074 gene encoding uncharacterized protein isoform X1; amino-acid sequence: MASTSTPDANKNCNTIPKSHFLKTVCLSDWWLLKAENDSQSGALSVSGFIFREQQRAMRVFSSAPILKSHDMFTLETTDGICVLIKGFINKARTLENGFPSDIFNHFVFGFPPYWKEYAEKCMGGHSNEMGNESQHEMDAERNSSKTKSSIIALPKKCDNVTGSSEDSTSVFSIAPAPAPDPDPDPDPAPAPAPAPAPAPAPAPAPFNVEKIFSSGNCTNGYHMTGDRSVNCSIKKASTPSQFEGHAIISLNGGILSACHLTKSRGTKSRVTPGSCTKLQRKQKNNQISNPISGGYRTRSKSALLSACEKVELESVNFEPMDKNNLHCGDSGFKEPKEISGTQNQAKDWRIAETKGSMDQTIDEGKRSQDHHGAADNEKEHVVANESSISEKDCMSKMKTRRKLAYETPGRCDGVLSGSSKSLSFSRSRSGRLLVPTLKFWCNERALYDGEGSITGILDEIVLEHSVNGKDGRPQKRRRLLT
- the LOC140867074 gene encoding uncharacterized protein isoform X2, whose amino-acid sequence is MFVGLVVVEGGKRLSKWSSLCFWVYFSRIFNHFVFGFPPYWKEYAEKCMGGHSNEMGNESQHEMDAERNSSKTKSSIIALPKKCDNVTGSSEDSTSVFSIAPAPAPDPDPDPDPAPAPAPAPAPAPAPAPAPFNVEKIFSSGNCTNGYHMTGDRSVNCSIKKASTPSQFEGHAIISLNGGILSACHLTKSRGTKSRVTPGSCTKLQRKQKNNQISNPISGGYRTRSKSALLSACEKVELESVNFEPMDKNNLHCGDSGFKEPKEISGTQNQAKDWRIAETKGSMDQTIDEGKRSQDHHGAADNEKEHVVANESSISEKDCMSKMKTRRKLAYETPGRCDGVLSGSSKSLSFSRSRSGRLLVPTLKFWCNERALYDGEGSITGILDEIVLEHSVNGKDGRPQKRRRLLT